One Amaranthus tricolor cultivar Red isolate AtriRed21 chromosome 10, ASM2621246v1, whole genome shotgun sequence genomic window carries:
- the LOC130825609 gene encoding protein farnesyltransferase/geranylgeranyltransferase type-1 subunit alpha: MNSDEEEWIPLSQRPEWSDVKPLPQNDGPSPVVPISYTEEFRETMDYFRAVYISDERSSRSLQLTSEAICLNAGNYTVWHFRRLVLESLNADLYKELDYVDNVAKKNSKNYQIWHHRRWLAEKLGAEATIKELEFTKKILSLDAKNYHAWSHRQWVLQTLGGWEDELEYCDLLLKEDIFNNSAWNQRHFVVTRSPLLGGIEAMRDSEVDYTIEAILSHPENESPWRYLRGLYKNDLNIWVNDPRVSSVCLKVLISKSRCIFALSSLLDLIGHGLQPSPELHEAVKALQSSDAGPSSSGLGETICSVLEGMDPLRANYWTWRKQQLPALTS; this comes from the exons ATGAATTCCGACGAAGAAGAGTGGATTCCATTGTCACAAAGACCCGAATGGTCTGATGTAAAACCATTGCCCCAAAATGATGGGCCGAGCCCGGTGGTTCCCATCTCATACACTGAAGAGTTCAGAGAAACAATGGATTACTTTCGGGCTGTTTATATCTCGGATGAACGTTCTTCTCGATCCCTTCAACTTACTTCTGAAGCTATATGCTTAAATGCCGGCAATTATACT GTTTGGCATTTCAGGCGCCTTGTTCTTGAATCACTTAATGCTGATTTGTACAAGGAATTGGATTATGTTGACAATGTTGCCAAGAAGAATTCAAAAAATTACCAGATTTG GCATCATAGGCGGTGGCTTGCAGAGAAACTTGGAGCGGAGGCTACTATTAAAGAACTTGAATTTACAAAGAAAATACTTTCTCTTGATGCAAAAAATTACCATGCCTGGTCCCATAGACAG TGGGTCCTTCAAACATTAGGTGGTTGGGAAGATGAACTTGAGTACTGTGATTTGCTCCTTAAGGAGGACATCTTCAACAACTCTGCTTGGAATCAG AGGCATTTTGTTGTCACAAGATCTCCTTTATTGGGAGGCATAGAGGCTATGAGAGACTCTGAAGTGGACTACACTATTGAAGCCATTTTAAGCCATCCCGAGAATGAAAGTCCATGGCGCTACCTTCGTGGCTTGTACAAAAATGACCTAAACATATGGGTTAATGATCCTCGAGTCTCTTCTGTATGTCTGAAAGTCTTGATCAGCAAAAGTAGATGTATATTTGCCTTGAGCAGTCTTTTAGACCTCATCGGCCATGGTCTCCAACCAAGCCCCGAGCTCCACGAAGCAGTTAAAGCTCTACAGAGTTCTGATGCAGGACCAAGTAGTTCCGGCTTAGGAGAAACCATATGCTCGGTTTTGGAAGGCATGGATCCCCTGAGAGCGAATTATTGGACTTGGCGCAAGCAACAGCTGCCTGCTCTTACATCATAA